From the genome of Anopheles moucheti chromosome 3, idAnoMoucSN_F20_07, whole genome shotgun sequence, one region includes:
- the LOC128300705 gene encoding uncharacterized protein LOC128300705 has protein sequence MHPMQHLQHDLDPSHDFRAKSWQGNSKRTMLSIRKQILGYGLLLILVLLFPGGQATPMKSRCLQFGTTSTTNTQQQNGQDFVDDYDSYDDQPEPSDEPFFDKNVSTVVTCSRTAPYCYTLWTFDAVKNASRVVVQGCWGSTDDQESCSNAECISTTETPTKHFFCCCSGDSCNGNFSYLPPPTTADGLSMPEENENITPFAPYTSIWSSPTVYICFALLAIMVLGIVGFLSCRQLPKKGVAELLEHMEPSGPGYSSNLYNVDNLKLVSMIGQGKYGTVWKGIVNEQPVAVKIFAAQHRQYFLNERDIYTVPLMESPALLTYFGSDERRTLDDRIEYMLVLSLAPLGCLQDWLTDNRVPFSTFCRMGKSIANGLAHLHTEIRKGDLLKPCICHRDLNSRNILVKSDLSCCIGDLGFALKTFGARYEYRGEITLAETKSINEVGTVRYMAPEVLEGAVNLRDCESALKQIDVYTLALVLWELANRCEDFYPEGIAVPEYRAPYEEYVGSNPSFEQMQVLVSRNKARPSFPAHFGASLVTQIVRDTCEDCWDHDAEARLTAMCVQERLQEIAQINPSARSMPVRACSHDDGTALEKTQLYQLESDGPAMVAMMGQLHQRYSPDGTIAFMTPPNQQIIPQLPPAGYRDDTTGSYKYGKLSGSNISTTNSGAPSSQSDEDEQHTVRKGQAPLIQKDVSFATGPGKGLGGSVKVMLQKTFHKNHLGGGNNPSLMGRAYDGTQHTSDDGDDRSNLVVVVETTDPYPQQRNALLSQQEILMNHHNNQQQHLQCAMERPTNLDLGSTGKYESNLLLHEPQHSVGTVSIADGAGNPRDRVERYAKALADADFTRQSFAILDEVRDGGGNVDNTGTVAAPDLDDTTHQTLRIVVSKSANAMHPHKGGVHARQGSGSSSPPPFMDDRSLKRQRSLEVFQEVFGPKGSIERLRNPSQRVKTPGDVPPSVRKVRASKTLSLYDDRMMTATVATGNRLANSV, from the exons ATGCATCCCATGCAACATCTTCAGCACGATTTGGATCCCTCGCACGACTTCCGGGCAAAAAGTTGGCAAGGGAACTCCAAAAGAACGATGCTCTCAATACGGAAGCAAATATTGGGCTACGGGTTACTGCTGATATTAGTGTTGCTGTTTCCTGGTGGACAAG CCACTCCAATGAAAAGCCGTTGCTTACAATTCGGTACAACATCCACGACCAACACGCAACAGCAGAATGGGCAGGACTTTGTTGACGATTATGATAGCTACGACGATCAACCGGAACCTTCGGATGAGCCTTTTTTCGACAAAAATGTT TCTACAGTCGTCACATGCTCCCGAACGGCACCATATTGCTACACGCTCTGGACATTCGATGCCGTCAAGAATGCGAGCCGAGTTGTTGTGCAAG GATGCTGGGGTTCGACGGACGATCAAGAGTCCTGCAGTAATGCGGAATGCATCAGTACGACCGAAACACCCACGAAAcacttcttctgctgctgcagtgGCGATAGCTGTAATGGAAATTTCAGCTATCTACCGCCGCCAACCACGGCCGACGGGTTAAGCATGCCGGAGGAGAACGAAAACATTACCCCATTTGCGCCGTACACTTCGATCTGGAGTTCGCCGACGGTGTACATATGCTTCGCATTACTCGCTATCATGGTACTCGGAATCGTGGGCTTTCTGAGCTGCCGACAGTTACCAAAGAAAGGTGTTGCTGAGCTGCTGGAACACATGGAACCGTCCGGTCCGGGATATAGCTCGAATCTCTATAACGTCGATAACTTGAAGCTTGTGTCCATGATCGGGCAGGGCAA ATACGGAACAGTGTGGAAAGGTATCGTTAACGAACAGCCAGTTGCGGTGAAGATCTTCGCTGCCCAACATCGCCAGTACTTTCTCAACGAACGTGACATTTATACTGTGCCGCTGATGGAATCTCCTGCCCTTTTGACATACTTTG GGTCTGACGAACGACGAACATTGGACGATCGTATCGAATATATGCTAGTACTATCGTTGGCACCGTTGGGTTGTTTGCAGGATTGGTTAACGGACAACCGTGTACCCTTCAGTACGTTCTGCCGAATGGGTAAATCCATCGCCAACGGTTTGGCACATCTGCACACAGAGATCCGCAAAGGTGACCTGCTCAAACCATGCATCTGCCATCGCGATCTGAACTCTCGCAATATTCTCGTCAAGTCGGACCTGTCCTGCTGCATCGGCGATCTCGGTTTCGCGCTGAAAACGTTCGGTGCACGGTACGAGTACCGTGGGGAAATAACGCTCGCCGAGACGAAGAGTATCAACGAGGTCGGCACGGTACGTTACATGGCACCGGAAGTGCTAGAGGGTGCTGTGAATCTACGCGACTGTGAATCCGCCCTCAAGCAGATCGATGTGTACACGCTGGCACTGGTGTTATGGGAGCTGGCAAATCGCTGCGAAGATTTCTATCCCGAAGGTATAGCCGTGCCGGAGTATCGGGCACCGTACGAAGAGTACGTCGGTTCCAATCCCAGTTTCGAGCAGATGCAGGTGCTCGTTTCCCGCAACAAAGCACGACCTTCGTTCCCGGCACACTTTGGCGCAAGCCTGGTGACGCAGATCGTTCGCGACACTTGCGAGGACTGTTGGGACCACGATGCGGAAGCCCGGCTAACGGCAATGTGCGTACAGGAGCGGCTGCAAGAAATTGCCCAGATAAACCCTAGCGCACGCAGCATGCCTGTGAGAGCGTGCAGCCACGACGATGGCACTGCGTTGGAGAAGACCCAACTGTATCAGTTGGAAAGCGATGGTCCCGCCATGGTGGCAATGATGGGTCAACTGCATCAACGGTACAGTCCGGACGGGACGATTGCATTCATGACTCCACCAAACCAGCAGATCATTCCTCAGCTGCCACCGGCCGGCTATAGGGACGATACGACCGGATCGTACAAATACGGCAAGCTATCGGGCAGTAACATCTCAACAACGAACAGCGGTGCACCGTCGTCTCAGTCCGATGAGGACGAGCAACACACCGTGCGCAAAGGACAGGCGCCACTAATTCAGAAGGATGTGTCCTTTGCAACTGGGCCCGGCAAGGGTCTCGGCGGCAGCGTGAAGGTAATGCTGCAGAAAACATTCCACAAAAATCATTTGGGAGGCGGAAATAATCCCTCCCTAATGGGTCGTGCGTACGATGGCACCCAACACACCagtgacgatggtgatgatcgtTCCAATTTGGTAGTGGTAGTCGAAACCACCGATCCATATCCACAGCAACGGAATGCACTGCTTTCGCAACAAGAGATTCTAATGAATCACCACAAcaaccagcaacagcatcTGCAGTGCGCCATGGAGCGACCGACGAATCTCGATCTCGGTAGTACCGGGAAGTACGAGAGTAACCTACTGCTGCACGAACCGCAACATTCCGTTGGAACCGTTTCCATCGCCGATGGTGCCGGTAATCCACGTGACAGGGTGGAACGATACGCCAAGGCGCTGGCTGACGCTGACTTCACCCGACAGTCGTTTGCCATACTGGATGAGGTCCGTGATGGAGGCGGTAACGTGGACAACACCGGCACAGTGGCAGCACCCGATCTCGACGACACCACACACCAGACGTTGCGCATTGTTGTTTCCAAATCGGCGAATGCGATGCATCCGCACAAAGGTGGCGTACACGCAAGGCAAGGATCGGGAAGCTCATCGCCACCTCCGTTCATGGACGATCGATCGCTGAAAAGGCAACGGTCGCTAGAGGTGTTCCAGGAGGTGTTCGGTCCCAAGGGTAGTATCGAGCGTCTGCGTAATCCTAGCCAGCGCGTCAAGACACCCGGCGATGTACCGCCCTCGGTGCGTAAGGTACGCGCGTCAAAGACACTGTCGCTCTACGACGATCGCATGATGACGGCCACGGTAGCAACCGGAAACCGTTTAGCAAACTCAGTATAG
- the LOC128303973 gene encoding uncharacterized protein LOC128303973, with amino-acid sequence MRNMIPSRSSNQRSNNVPHGRQPNGSFEARFKPPDGIVPGVSDTSSGMCNEYTSTVDLSVPEQNARNFYLSIEPNSNTAAEVDEDISVPVPSEHDPSEHVVVKDGYTYYIRYLDESILEAPLVQHNHGGEVFGEVERIPSISNDLSMLMDDNMLPEGAIPALENVEGSARDWINYDELPLLSQQKQQQSVSTDHVTPPNDTLVGNQHCKNYHTTLVKPSAHSEQKAVGCSGCEMFPVLTNALQQPSVEGFLPSNETVLMNSSKSSVVTKVPDFSHYCVECEKFFPSNDSLQEHMEFNHRLFDEQLITMTNTPKASINQPVGYGSGELVFPISTIVDSTNQRRKRPFYCDSCNISFDFVESYYMHNHSVHGGGAGTGYL; translated from the coding sequence ATGAGGAATATGATTCCATCGAGATCATCAAACCAACGTTCCAACAACGTCCCGCACGGAAGGCAACCAAATGGATCGTTTGAAGCAAGATTCAAACCACCGGATGGAATAGTTCCCGGAGTGTCAGACACATCCAGCGGGATGTGTAATGAATATACTTCCACCGTCGATCTCAGCGTGCCGGAGCAAAATGCAAGGAATTTCTATTTGTCAATTGAACCCAATTCGAATACAGCCGCAGAAGTAGATGAAGATATATCTGTACCGGTGCCGTCGGAGCACGATCCATCGGAACATGTGGTGGTGAAAGATGGATACACATATTACATACGCTATTTAGACGAATCAATTTTGGAGGCACCGCTAGTACAACACAACCACGGCGGAGAAGTTTTTGGTGAGGTGGAACGTATCCCCTCGATTTCCAATGATCTGTCCATGCTGATGGACGATAATATGCTTCCAGAAGGTGCCATACCCGCGCTTGAAAACGTCGAAGGTTCAGCGCGCGACTGGATTAACTATGACGAGCTGCCTTTGCTGAGTcaacaaaagcaacagcagTCAGTATCGACCGATCATGTTACGCCACCGAATGACACTTTGGTCGGGAATCAGCATTGCAAGAATTACCACACTACGTTGGTAAAGCCGAGTGCCCATAGCGAACAGAAGGCGGTCGGTTGTAGTGGCTGTGAAATGTTTCCTGTGTTAACGAACGCGTTGCAGCAGCCTTCGGTTGAAGGATTTTTGCCAAGTAACGAAACAGTTCTTATGAATAGCAGCAAGTCATCCGTAGTTACCAAGGTGCCTGATTTTAGCCACTACTGCGTGGAGTGTGAAAAATTTTTCCCCTCCAACGACAGTCTCCAAGAGcatatggaattcaaccatcGGCTGTTTGACGAACAGCTCATCACAATGACGAATACACCGAAAGCATCCATTAATCAGCCGGTAGGGTATGGTTCGGGCGAGTTAGTTTTTCCCATTTCTACGATCGTAGATTCCACCAACCAACGTCGGAAAAGGCCATTTTACTGTGATTCATGTAACATATCGTTTGACTTTGTCGAAAGTTACTACATGCACAACCATAGCGTCCATGGAGGAGGTGCTGGTACCGGTTACCTATGA
- the LOC128301216 gene encoding protein prune homolog 2 isoform X1, translating to MSESLEDSPLSDNRMDISDNTTSHGSSPPLHVEGSPDYSPVHDSAGIQVNQPLLALCQSDSELGNGIESHNDSNATTGATTESIEIHKLSANKSPSIVSSRVTSSTGLTPVSSHPLMMSPTGSESDMSEFIVETAGCRKPAVRNYYHYPDVVPASEQPLRLASPYANRRTMEKKDNGSIVADEKRSHVAMVTPARRAKCSPSKRLPAAGDGSKDKSNTATATSTLDVINNAIHRGAENVPNSVSPVRQRGTEEMGSDFFSTDSEVEEPYDEEDVSLFQASVTPTFQSVALHASPPQSDGPSPTGGQQRKHKPHSKSISPRLHQRRKVPLPSDLLVDDVSSMEDTLSNQSVDELQQNLVSLSPSSSILDDNGFNVDIDEDFLDLPGTPKATALVADPDVHDVVPGRSSALPQYSAREEARDIRNWQKITLPDGKTREIDMKVIEPYKCVLSHGGYLQAGGHNAIVVFSACHLPDRSRADYHYVMNNLFLYVVKTLEQLVTEDYVLVYLHGGSSRGNVPPFPWLKKCYQLLDRRLRKSLRYLYMVHPTFWLKSVVWMARPFISSKFWRKLVYVTSLEELYKLVPVEKAAVPDKVKNYNARSRMRRSC from the exons ATGAG TGAAAGCTTGGAAGATAGTCCTCTTTCGGACAATAGGATGGATATATCGGACAACACGACCTCGCACGGATCATCGCCTCCGCTCCACGTGGAAGGCTCTCCGGATTATTCGCCCGTCCATGATTCGGCTGGCATACAGGTGAATCAACCGCTTCTTGCTCTGTGCCAATCTGACTCCGAGCTCGGTAACGGCATAGAATCGCACAACGATTCTAACGCAACAACTGGCGCCACGACAGAATCGATAGAGATTCATAAACTGTCGGCTAACAAATCGCCTTCCATTGTATCATCTCGAGTAACATCATCGACCGGACTGACGCCCGTCAGCAGCCATCCGTTGATGATGTCACCGACGGGAAGCGAGTCGGATATGTCGGAGTTTATAGTGGAGACAGCAGGGTGCCGAAAGCCGGCCGTGCGTAATTACTATCACTATCCGGACGTGGTACCGGCGAGCGAACAACCATTGCGCCTGGCCAGCCCATACGCGAATCGTCGTACCATGGAGAAAAAAGATAATGGATCGATAGTAGCCGATGAGAAGCGTTCTCACGTAGCCATGGTGACGCCAGCAAGACGTGCTAAGTGTTCGCCATCGAAACGGTTGCCAGCAGCGGGCGATGGTTCGAAAGATAAATCCAACACAGCTACAGCCACCTCGACGCTTGATGTTATTAACAATGCCATCCATAGGGGTGCCGAGAATGTCCCGAACAGCGTTTCTCCCGTCCGTCAGCGAGGAACCGAGGAGATGGGTTCGGATTTTTTCAGCACCGATTCGGAGGTCGAGGAACCATACGATGAAGAAGATGTTTCATTATTTCAGGCTTCCGTTACGCCGACATTTCAATCAGTGGCATTGCACGCTTCGCCACCCCAGTCAGACGGTCCGTCACCCACCGGTGGACAGCAGCGGAAGCACAAGCCACATTCCAAATCGATCTCGCCACGTTTGCACCAGCGCCGTAAAGTTCCACTGCCGAGCGATCTGCTAGTAGATGACGTTAGCTCGATGGAAGACACGCTATCGAACCAGAGCGTGGACGAACTGCAGCAGAACCTTGTGTCGCTCAGCCCATCGTCCTCCATATTGGATGATAATGGGTTTAACGTGGATATCGATGAAGACTTTCTCGATCTGCCCGGTACGCCTAAGGCAACCGCATTGGTTGCCGATCCGGATGTTCACGATGTGGTGCCCGGGCGTTCGTCTGCTCTGCCGCAGTATTCAGCCCGAGAGGAGGCTCGGGATATTCGGAACTGGCAGAAGATTACGCTGCCGGATGGGAAAACGCGCGAGATCGATATGAAGGTAATCGAACCGTATAAGTGTGTGCTATCGCACGGAGGCTATCTGCAGGCGGGTGGGCACAATGCCATCGTAGTATTCAGTGCGTGCCATCTGCCGGATCGTTCCCGAGCCGATTACCATTATGTGATGAACAATCTGTTTTTATATGTGGTAAAAACGCTCGAACAACTGGTAACGGAGGACTACGTGTTGGTGTATCTGCATGGTGGTTCAAGCCGGGGCAATGTTCCTCCGTTTCCTTGGTTGAAAAA ATGTTACCAGTTGCTTGATCGTCGACTAAGAAAAAGCCTTCGCTATCTGTACATGGTGCATCCGACGTTTTGGCTAAAAAGTGTTGTATGGATGGCAAGACCCTTCATTAG TTCGAAATTTTGGCGAAAACTCGTGTACGTAACATCGTTGGAAGAGTTGTACAAGCTGGTACCAGTAGAAAAGGCGGCTGTACCAGACAAGGTGAAAAACTACAACGCACG GTCACGAATGCGTCGGAGTTGCTAA
- the LOC128301216 gene encoding protein prune homolog 2 isoform X2, whose protein sequence is MSESLEDSPLSDNRMDISDNTTSHGSSPPLHVEGSPDYSPVHDSAGIQVNQPLLALCQSDSELGNGIESHNDSNATTGATTESIEIHKLSANKSPSIVSSRVTSSTGLTPVSSHPLMMSPTGSESDMSEFIVETAGCRKPAVRNYYHYPDVVPASEQPLRLASPYANRRTMEKKDNGSIVADEKRSHVAMVTPARRAKCSPSKRLPAAGDGSKDKSNTATATSTLDVINNAIHRGAENVPNSVSPVRQRGTEEMGSDFFSTDSEVEEPYDEEDVSLFQASVTPTFQSVALHASPPQSDGPSPTGGQQRKHKPHSKSISPRLHQRRKVPLPSDLLVDDVSSMEDTLSNQSVDELQQNLVSLSPSSSILDDNGFNVDIDEDFLDLPGTPKATALVADPDVHDVVPGRSSALPQYSAREEARDIRNWQKITLPDGKTREIDMKVIEPYKCVLSHGGYLQAGGHNAIVVFSACHLPDRSRADYHYVMNNLFLYVVKTLEQLVTEDYVLVYLHGGSSRGNVPPFPWLKKCYQLLDRRLRKSLRYLYMVHPTFWLKSVVWMARPFISSKFWRKLVYVTSLEELYKLVPVEKAAVPDKVKNYNAR, encoded by the exons ATGAG TGAAAGCTTGGAAGATAGTCCTCTTTCGGACAATAGGATGGATATATCGGACAACACGACCTCGCACGGATCATCGCCTCCGCTCCACGTGGAAGGCTCTCCGGATTATTCGCCCGTCCATGATTCGGCTGGCATACAGGTGAATCAACCGCTTCTTGCTCTGTGCCAATCTGACTCCGAGCTCGGTAACGGCATAGAATCGCACAACGATTCTAACGCAACAACTGGCGCCACGACAGAATCGATAGAGATTCATAAACTGTCGGCTAACAAATCGCCTTCCATTGTATCATCTCGAGTAACATCATCGACCGGACTGACGCCCGTCAGCAGCCATCCGTTGATGATGTCACCGACGGGAAGCGAGTCGGATATGTCGGAGTTTATAGTGGAGACAGCAGGGTGCCGAAAGCCGGCCGTGCGTAATTACTATCACTATCCGGACGTGGTACCGGCGAGCGAACAACCATTGCGCCTGGCCAGCCCATACGCGAATCGTCGTACCATGGAGAAAAAAGATAATGGATCGATAGTAGCCGATGAGAAGCGTTCTCACGTAGCCATGGTGACGCCAGCAAGACGTGCTAAGTGTTCGCCATCGAAACGGTTGCCAGCAGCGGGCGATGGTTCGAAAGATAAATCCAACACAGCTACAGCCACCTCGACGCTTGATGTTATTAACAATGCCATCCATAGGGGTGCCGAGAATGTCCCGAACAGCGTTTCTCCCGTCCGTCAGCGAGGAACCGAGGAGATGGGTTCGGATTTTTTCAGCACCGATTCGGAGGTCGAGGAACCATACGATGAAGAAGATGTTTCATTATTTCAGGCTTCCGTTACGCCGACATTTCAATCAGTGGCATTGCACGCTTCGCCACCCCAGTCAGACGGTCCGTCACCCACCGGTGGACAGCAGCGGAAGCACAAGCCACATTCCAAATCGATCTCGCCACGTTTGCACCAGCGCCGTAAAGTTCCACTGCCGAGCGATCTGCTAGTAGATGACGTTAGCTCGATGGAAGACACGCTATCGAACCAGAGCGTGGACGAACTGCAGCAGAACCTTGTGTCGCTCAGCCCATCGTCCTCCATATTGGATGATAATGGGTTTAACGTGGATATCGATGAAGACTTTCTCGATCTGCCCGGTACGCCTAAGGCAACCGCATTGGTTGCCGATCCGGATGTTCACGATGTGGTGCCCGGGCGTTCGTCTGCTCTGCCGCAGTATTCAGCCCGAGAGGAGGCTCGGGATATTCGGAACTGGCAGAAGATTACGCTGCCGGATGGGAAAACGCGCGAGATCGATATGAAGGTAATCGAACCGTATAAGTGTGTGCTATCGCACGGAGGCTATCTGCAGGCGGGTGGGCACAATGCCATCGTAGTATTCAGTGCGTGCCATCTGCCGGATCGTTCCCGAGCCGATTACCATTATGTGATGAACAATCTGTTTTTATATGTGGTAAAAACGCTCGAACAACTGGTAACGGAGGACTACGTGTTGGTGTATCTGCATGGTGGTTCAAGCCGGGGCAATGTTCCTCCGTTTCCTTGGTTGAAAAA ATGTTACCAGTTGCTTGATCGTCGACTAAGAAAAAGCCTTCGCTATCTGTACATGGTGCATCCGACGTTTTGGCTAAAAAGTGTTGTATGGATGGCAAGACCCTTCATTAG TTCGAAATTTTGGCGAAAACTCGTGTACGTAACATCGTTGGAAGAGTTGTACAAGCTGGTACCAGTAGAAAAGGCGGCTGTACCAGACAAGGTGAAAAACTACAACGCACGGTAA